The sequence ATAAAGGGAATGGAAAAATTATGTCCGCAGTTTCATATTTCTCTTCAAAGCGGGTGTGACAGTACTTTAAAAAGAATGAACCGAAAATATACCACTAAAGAGTATTTAAGGTCTGTGGAGCTTTTGAGGGAAAATTTGAAGGATGTGGCCGTGACAACTGATGTTATGGTTGGCTTTCCCGGGGAGACTGACGAGGAGTTCAATGAAACATGCAGGTTTGTCGAAAAAGTTCTTTTTGCAAGGATGCATGTATTCAAATATTCCCGCAGGAAAGGCACGCCGGCGGCATCTTATCCTGACCAGGTTGCGCCGCAGAAAAAAGAAGAAAGAAGCCGCATATTGATTGAGCTTGCTTCCCGAATGACTTTGGAATACAACAAAAGTTTCACAGGCAGGGTTTTGCCGGTGTTGTTTGAACAGGAAGTAAAAGGAAAAGAAGGATTTATGGAAGGGCTTACACCGAATTATATAAGGGTTGAATGCAAAGGTGATAAAGATATTGAGGGTCAAATTTTAAATGTGCTTTTAAGAGAGGCAAAAGATGATTATATTGTCGGAGAGATTGTAAATTGATTTTTTATATTGCTTGCAAGTTTTTTAAATTTTAAGTAGACTGCGAGAATAAAAGATACAACATAATAAAACAAGGCGAATTAATGTGAATTGCGCTTAAAAATATTGCATAATTTATCCTGTTGTATTACTATATATATATACGCGTTGTGTTACGATGTTGGGTTGGTGCTATTTATGATTAGTCCTCATTTGGACAGGAGAGTGGTCAGTTATGTCAAACAATGAAACTATGATGTTTAATGTCGAAAAAGAAAAGGTTAATGAAGCCAGGGAGTTGCTTGTGTCTGTATACAAAGCTTTGAAGGAAAAGGGTTACAATCCTATAAACCAGATTGTAGGTTATATTCTGTCGGGAGATCCAACCTACATAACTAATCATCTGGATGCCAGAAGCTCTATCAGAAAAGTGGAAAGGGACGAGCTTTTAGAGGAAATATTAAGGTGCTATCTTGAAGAGTGTATCGGCAAAGAAGGCTCCGTATAATTATTATACGGAGTTTTTTATAATATTTCAATTTATTTCAATTATTAGATATAAAAGTTGTTAGGCTGGTGTAGTAATTGAAATATTGCAAATTGGGTAATACGGGTTTGGAAGTTTCGAAACTTTGCTTTGGCGGACTTATAATCGGGCCTCTTCAGGCAAATCTCCCCCCGGAGACTGGAGCCGAAATAATTTTAAAGTCTTTTGAGCTTGGCGTAAATTTTATCGATACGGCAGAGCTTTACGGCACTTATTCCCATATCGGAAAGGCACTTAAAAAGACAAATAAAAATATCGTGGTTGCAACCAAATCCTATGCCTATTCTGCCGAAGGAGCAAAAGAAAGTCTGGAAAAAGCCAGAAAAGAAATGGATATTGATGTGATAGACATTTTTATGCTTCACGAACAGGAAAGCAGGCTTACCTTAAAAGGACACAGAGAGGCTTTGGAATATTATATTTCCATGAAAGAAAAGGGAATAATAAAAGCGGTTGGAGTATCAACCCACAATGTTGAGGTTGTGGAAGCCTGTTGTGAGATGCCGGAGGTTGACGTAATACATCCCATAGTAAACAAGGCGGGTATTGGAATAGGAGACGGTACAATAGACGACATGTTAAAGGCCGTTGAAAAGGCTTATTCGGTGGGAAAAGGAATATACAGCATGAAGCCTTTGGGAGGAGGCAACCTGATTAAATCCTATAAAGAAGCCATGGATTTTGTACTTAATATTCCGTATATACATTCCATAGCGGTAGGTATGCAGTCAATAGAAGAGGTTGTTATGAATGTATGCATATTTGAGGGCAAAGAAGTACCTCAAGATGTCCAAAAAAGCCTTGAGAACAAAAAAAGACATCTTCATATTGACTGGTGGTGCGAAGGCTGCGGAAAATGCGTGGAAAGATGCAAGCAGAAGGCTTTGAAGTTAGTTGACGGAAAAGCAAAAGTCGAGGAGGAAAAATGTGTGTTGTGCAGCTACTGTGCGTCGGTATGTCCTGTGTTTGCCATCAAAGTATCGTAAATTATAAAATTATAAATTTTATAAACTTAAAACTGTAAAAATTTACAGGGTAAATTTACGTGGCACTGAACCAAAAGGATTGCTGTGAAAATGACTACTATAAAAAGCGGCGGAGGTGGCTATGAGGGTACTGGGGATTGATTACGGAGACAGCAGAATCGGGATTGCTATTAGCGACCCGTTGGGATGGACGGCTCAAGCACTTGAAACCATAACCTGGAGGTCGGATGTCGAAGTTCCGCTAAAAAGGATATCTGAATTGGTCGAAGAATATGGAGTAAAAACGGTCATTGTCGGCTTTCCCAAAAACATGGACGGCACAGTGGGGGCCAGGGGAGAAAAGACAATAGAGTTTATTGACCTGCTTCAGCAAAGAATAAAAGATATTGAAGTGATAAAATGGGATGAGAGGCTGACTACGGTTGCCGCCAACAGAACCATGTATGAAATGGGAATAAAAAAATCAAAGAAAAAGCTGGTAGTGGATCAAATTGCTGCAGTATATATTTTACAAGGATATCTCGACAGCAAGGGAAAGGTTTTGTAATTATAAATATTGAAAAATTGAAAATAATAGTTATATGTACTGGAATTTATAGAATATTGTGATATAATCTATACTTGATAATTAAAATAGGAGGAATATTTTATGAGTGAAGAAAGAGACGATCTTGTGGTATTAATTGACGAGAATGGCGAGGAAACTGAGTTCGAACATCTGGATACAATTGAGTATAACGGAAACGAATATGTGGTTCTTTTGCCGGTTGAGCAGACTGAAGAAGAAAACGACGCGGAGGAAGTGGTTATTTTAAGAATTGAACAAGGAGAGGACGGAGAAGACAGTTTTGTGACCGTTGAGGATGACGAAGAACTGGACGCTGTTTTTGAAGAATTTAAGATGAGGATGGAAGAAGAGTTCGAATTTGAAGAAGAATAAAAAAAGGAGGACATCCCCGAATCTGGTGTTGAAAATTCAGGTTCGGGGATTTGCTTGTATGAAAAAGAAAAATAAAATTGTTTTTTGCTATGATGGAAATTAAAAGGATTTTGCTATTTTATGTAGAAAATAAACCTTGCAGATTTACTAAAGATAATGGGGGATTAAAATGTATCACAACTTTTCAATTAAAAAGGCGGTATTATTGTTGGGAATATTGGCGCTTGTAATGTTCTCTGTTTCCTGCGGGCGGAGCGACAATACGGAAAATAACCCGGATGCAAGCCCGGAACCCACGGAGGAAAATGTGAATTTTGATTATGTGGAGCAGCCAAGTCCGGAACCCGAACAAGAGGTAAACTTTGTTTTTCCCGAAAAAGGAGTAAGACCTTATGCCGTAATGATTGACAACCAGGGAGAAAAATGTCTTCCGCAGGGAGGATTGAGCCAGGCCCAAGTTATTTATGAGGTAATTGTTGAGGGTGGCATAACAAGGTTCATGCCTGTGTTCTGGGGTCAGAAAACGGAACTCATAGGGCCTGTGAGAAGTGCGCGCCACTATTTCCTTGACTATGCATTGGAACATGACGCAATTTATGTACATATCGGATGGAGTCCTATGGCAATGGCGGATATACCCAAGCTTGGGGTAAACAATATAAACGGTGCTTACGGAGTTTTCTGGGACATTACAAACGACAAATCAAACTGGCAGGATACTTACACGTCAATGGAAAAACTGGAGGAATACGCAAAAAAGGTTAATTACAGAACTACTACGGACAAAGAAATGGTGTTTAAATATCATAACAGGGACCAGGAGCTTGAAGGAGGCAAAAAGGCTGAGAAGATAAACCTCTCATATTCTGGCGAGTACAAATCCTATTATGAATATGATGCCGACAAAAAGCTCTATCTGAGATTCAGAAACGGAAAGCCCCATATTGAAAGGCAGACTGGAGAGCAGCTCACCACAAAGAACATTATTATACAGAAAGTCAGAAATTATGACATAAAAGGTGACCAGTACGGCAGGCAAAATCTTGATACAGTTGGCAGCGGAGAAGGCTATTATATCACAAACGGAAAGTGCATTGAAATTAAGTGGTCGAAAGCTTCCAGAACGGAAAAGACAAAATATTTGGACGGCGACGGCAAAGAAATAGTTTTAAATCCCGGTCAGACATGGGTTCAGATATTCCCTGTATCGGGTAAAATTGAAATAGAATAAGTCTTAAATATAAGCAAGCAGCTGTTATGCCCATAATGCTCCTATAGATTGATGTTGATAAAAAAGAGCATATTGGTTATTATTAATATATATGTGTGTTTAATAAAATTATGTCTGCAGTGTTTAAAATTTTGAATAGGGTATAAAAGTTGAAGCAGATTTTATTTTGTTTTGACGTTGTATATACAAAATACATATTTGGAATTATATATTTATTCGTTTGTTTTTGGAGGTTAAGTTGGGTATTAGAGTAAGTGACAGAATATTACAGAGTGTGGAAAAACCATCAAGATATACGGGCAATGAATGGAACAGCGTAAAAAAAGATTTAAAGGGAATAGATATAAGATTTGCTTTCTGTTTCCCTGATGTTTATGAAGTTGGGATGTCTCATCTTGGCATGAAGATTTTGTATCACCTTCTCAACGAGAGGGAGGATACTTACTGTGAAAGAGTTTTTGCTCCATGGGTTGACATGGAAGCAAAGATGAGAGAGCACAACATACCTCTTTTTGCCCTTGAGACCCATGACCCCATAAGGGAATTTGATTTTATAGGTTTTACTCTTCAGTATGAGATGAGTTATACAAACATAATAAATATGCTTGACCTTGCGGGGGTGCCTGTTTTAAGCGGTGAGAGGACGAAAGAGCATCCCT comes from Acetivibrio thermocellus ATCC 27405 and encodes:
- a CDS encoding IreB family regulatory phosphoprotein, with product MSNNETMMFNVEKEKVNEARELLVSVYKALKEKGYNPINQIVGYILSGDPTYITNHLDARSSIRKVERDELLEEILRCYLEECIGKEGSV
- a CDS encoding aldo/keto reductase — its product is MKYCKLGNTGLEVSKLCFGGLIIGPLQANLPPETGAEIILKSFELGVNFIDTAELYGTYSHIGKALKKTNKNIVVATKSYAYSAEGAKESLEKARKEMDIDVIDIFMLHEQESRLTLKGHREALEYYISMKEKGIIKAVGVSTHNVEVVEACCEMPEVDVIHPIVNKAGIGIGDGTIDDMLKAVEKAYSVGKGIYSMKPLGGGNLIKSYKEAMDFVLNIPYIHSIAVGMQSIEEVVMNVCIFEGKEVPQDVQKSLENKKRHLHIDWWCEGCGKCVERCKQKALKLVDGKAKVEEEKCVLCSYCASVCPVFAIKVS
- the ruvX gene encoding Holliday junction resolvase RuvX; translation: MRVLGIDYGDSRIGIAISDPLGWTAQALETITWRSDVEVPLKRISELVEEYGVKTVIVGFPKNMDGTVGARGEKTIEFIDLLQQRIKDIEVIKWDERLTTVAANRTMYEMGIKKSKKKLVVDQIAAVYILQGYLDSKGKVL
- a CDS encoding DUF1292 domain-containing protein produces the protein MSEERDDLVVLIDENGEETEFEHLDTIEYNGNEYVVLLPVEQTEEENDAEEVVILRIEQGEDGEDSFVTVEDDEELDAVFEEFKMRMEEEFEFEEE
- a CDS encoding DUF3048 domain-containing protein, with amino-acid sequence MYHNFSIKKAVLLLGILALVMFSVSCGRSDNTENNPDASPEPTEENVNFDYVEQPSPEPEQEVNFVFPEKGVRPYAVMIDNQGEKCLPQGGLSQAQVIYEVIVEGGITRFMPVFWGQKTELIGPVRSARHYFLDYALEHDAIYVHIGWSPMAMADIPKLGVNNINGAYGVFWDITNDKSNWQDTYTSMEKLEEYAKKVNYRTTTDKEMVFKYHNRDQELEGGKKAEKINLSYSGEYKSYYEYDADKKLYLRFRNGKPHIERQTGEQLTTKNIIIQKVRNYDIKGDQYGRQNLDTVGSGEGYYITNGKCIEIKWSKASRTEKTKYLDGDGKEIVLNPGQTWVQIFPVSGKIEIE